The following proteins come from a genomic window of Micavibrio aeruginosavorus EPB:
- a CDS encoding LVIVD repeat-containing protein, with amino-acid sequence MKQRRKALALAAMAITSIFAIATPRPAYADCTSPAGIAGDIDYSSASKTFLSCDGTSWIDMKRGGTPTLAATLEETDLKLTNPAGVAVSGNYAFVGNEGGSAITVLNVTNLESPSIVTHLVDETLLAGVRHVYVSGNYLYALADNRMVIINVTTPATPTIVGSIEDSTSIGGANASRVFVTGGYAYVTNLSADRFSIFNVSNPASPTLSASLQSSTSLDGASGVFVDGNYAYVANYFDDQVTIINVTNKSSPTVQGSVSSGIQLDSVYSVYVSGNYAYAIPANREALTVIDITNKSSPSILTYYESIFGTASQYIEDPREICGMSGNILFVKTNGTNAIPGVSSFDVSDPANPQFMSRALIGDNGDGDYCHMSGNKLVTTSYYTNNVYTFDTSSKADVDWDATGTVLNPASETLYNAAVSSDGNYLYTVDYPVNGLEGRLYVYDISSPATPTVVTNMWLGNGQCRGIDLNATNSHAFISCNAQMMVVNISTPSSPSIVTTLSDSTNLTAGYEIDVEGNYAYVATEGDRLTIIDITTPATPSVTGSLLDATNLSDASSVHVVGNYAYVTAYNTDRLTIVDITNKASPTVVGSLQDSTNLDTPRDVKVVGNYAYVTAETPDRLNVINVTTKTAPVLAGSVAGLNGAYEVEISGSYAYVTLRYNPGGVAAVNISNPAAPTVSNSQLNDTYIPVGLAIYGTSIFATNSRGEVVSYNIATPTNITFNAAAGHLGTTSGIEDLDTSADGNYLYTVSDTGTPYDVENDRIDIYNISNKSNPTHVGTLRDNANMTTPNSADYDSGYFYVADDGSAALLIYNVSTPASPTYSGKLTGLTGASGVFVSGNYAYVTSCSGDRLSIVNITNKAAPSLSGSVTNATSLNCATDVVVAGNYAYIAASSADALTVVDVTNKSSPSVVGTLSDAVNMPSPIKINISGNYAFLDTYDGNGYISIANISNPTAPTFEGKVTYSNQFFNDPIPLNGGEQIVSPSGWGSLQFFDAADKTDPVHIKYIGVFPINTSGTSSASLTGNYLVTGFNRNSPRDGIAIHEVLTGPVTYRDEAVLNDSSRLKTINDIAMSGSYAFVLSYDTDRLTSIDISDPLNPTIVGTLYGDDDFSNAYSVSIAGNYAYVVDTDTDDLVIIDISTPSAPSVVSSISPGTDPQVVYSDGSYAYILRPSSDSMRIVEVTNPLVPVSRGSYTNSSMNFPESVAVSGNYAYIADRSTSLWIVNATTKTSLSLGAQYTDATYLNNVYKIIISGTLAYVMTSDRITILDITTPTAPTVVGSVQDASKINPSGINVYNNGLFLDANDILHVTSDAGLTLVDVSIPANPRILGNYEQGAFIGGWGTVAAGNYSFVPYEDTFYVFNVTLPITDGACTTEGQLEYKAASHVWRFCDGTTWYTMGPMPGTGGAGCSSPSAAPSALNFTSASGLYQYCDGTNWVDVD; translated from the coding sequence ATGAAACAAAGACGCAAGGCCCTTGCACTGGCCGCAATGGCCATCACAAGTATATTTGCAATTGCAACACCACGCCCGGCATACGCCGATTGCACAAGCCCCGCAGGCATCGCCGGGGACATTGATTATTCATCCGCATCAAAAACCTTCCTGTCATGCGACGGCACATCATGGATTGACATGAAGCGCGGCGGAACGCCGACATTGGCCGCAACGCTGGAGGAAACCGATCTGAAGCTGACCAATCCGGCAGGGGTTGCTGTTTCGGGGAATTACGCCTTTGTTGGTAACGAGGGCGGCAGTGCCATTACGGTTTTGAACGTCACTAACCTGGAATCACCATCGATTGTGACCCATCTGGTGGATGAAACGTTGTTGGCTGGCGTCCGGCATGTCTATGTTTCAGGAAATTACCTGTACGCATTGGCCGATAACAGGATGGTCATTATCAATGTGACAACACCCGCCACACCGACGATCGTTGGATCGATTGAAGATTCGACAAGCATTGGCGGTGCAAACGCAAGCAGGGTTTTTGTTACGGGCGGCTACGCCTATGTAACAAATCTTTCAGCCGATCGATTCAGCATCTTTAACGTCAGCAATCCCGCATCCCCAACCCTGTCGGCCAGCTTGCAAAGCTCAACGAGCTTGGATGGTGCCAGCGGCGTTTTTGTTGATGGGAACTATGCCTATGTCGCCAACTACTTTGACGACCAAGTGACCATTATTAACGTTACCAACAAATCCAGCCCGACGGTTCAAGGTAGCGTATCATCCGGAATACAGCTTGATAGCGTATATTCCGTTTATGTGTCCGGAAACTACGCCTACGCCATACCAGCGAACCGCGAAGCATTGACCGTTATCGACATTACCAATAAATCCAGCCCTTCAATTCTGACATACTACGAATCTATATTCGGTACAGCATCACAGTATATTGAGGATCCGCGTGAAATCTGCGGGATGAGCGGAAACATATTATTTGTAAAAACAAACGGGACGAACGCGATACCGGGCGTGTCATCCTTTGACGTATCAGATCCGGCAAACCCTCAATTCATGAGCAGGGCGCTGATTGGAGACAATGGGGATGGGGATTATTGTCACATGAGCGGGAACAAGCTGGTGACAACATCTTATTATACCAACAACGTCTACACATTCGACACATCTTCAAAGGCGGATGTAGACTGGGACGCAACAGGGACCGTCCTAAACCCCGCAAGTGAAACACTGTATAACGCCGCTGTATCCAGTGACGGAAACTATCTATACACGGTGGATTATCCTGTGAACGGCCTGGAAGGACGATTATACGTCTATGACATCTCGTCACCAGCCACCCCGACAGTGGTAACCAATATGTGGCTAGGGAATGGCCAGTGCCGGGGGATTGATCTAAACGCAACAAATTCGCATGCATTTATATCTTGCAACGCACAAATGATGGTTGTTAACATCTCCACACCATCATCCCCTTCAATCGTGACCACATTGTCCGATTCAACCAACCTGACCGCTGGATATGAAATTGATGTTGAAGGCAATTATGCCTACGTCGCCACAGAGGGGGACCGATTAACAATTATTGATATCACAACACCGGCCACCCCCAGCGTTACCGGAAGCTTGTTAGATGCGACCAATCTTTCCGACGCCAGCAGTGTTCATGTCGTTGGCAATTATGCCTATGTCACCGCATATAATACGGATCGCTTAACAATCGTCGACATCACCAACAAGGCCAGCCCGACTGTTGTAGGAAGTCTGCAGGACAGCACAAATCTGGACACCCCCCGCGATGTGAAAGTGGTTGGAAATTACGCGTACGTAACCGCCGAAACACCGGACCGCCTCAACGTTATCAACGTGACAACAAAAACAGCGCCTGTTCTAGCGGGTAGCGTGGCCGGGCTGAATGGCGCATATGAAGTTGAAATATCGGGTTCTTACGCTTATGTCACGCTGCGTTACAACCCCGGCGGTGTTGCCGCCGTCAATATTTCGAACCCCGCCGCCCCAACAGTCTCAAACAGCCAGCTCAACGACACTTATATTCCCGTTGGTCTGGCTATATATGGCACGTCAATTTTTGCCACCAACAGTCGCGGCGAAGTGGTATCTTACAATATTGCAACCCCAACCAACATCACCTTCAACGCCGCCGCCGGGCATCTGGGCACAACATCGGGAATTGAAGATCTGGATACATCCGCAGACGGCAATTATCTCTACACCGTTAGCGACACAGGCACACCGTATGACGTCGAAAACGACCGCATCGACATCTATAATATCAGCAACAAGTCAAACCCAACCCATGTCGGCACATTGCGCGATAACGCAAACATGACCACCCCCAACAGCGCCGATTATGATTCCGGTTATTTTTATGTCGCCGATGACGGTTCGGCCGCACTCTTGATATATAACGTGTCCACACCCGCGTCACCGACCTATAGCGGCAAGCTGACCGGCCTGACTGGTGCCAGCGGCGTTTTTGTTTCGGGCAATTACGCTTATGTGACATCCTGTTCCGGGGATCGGCTGTCCATCGTTAACATCACAAACAAAGCGGCGCCATCCTTAAGCGGATCAGTGACCAACGCAACCAGCCTGAATTGCGCCACGGATGTCGTGGTTGCGGGTAATTATGCCTATATTGCGGCATCTTCCGCAGACGCGCTGACCGTCGTTGATGTGACAAACAAATCCAGCCCCAGCGTCGTTGGAACATTGAGCGATGCCGTCAACATGCCATCGCCCATCAAGATCAATATCTCGGGCAACTATGCTTTTCTGGATACGTATGATGGCAACGGCTATATTTCGATTGCCAATATCAGCAACCCGACCGCCCCGACATTTGAAGGAAAAGTTACCTATTCAAACCAGTTTTTCAACGACCCTATTCCATTGAACGGTGGGGAACAGATTGTATCTCCATCAGGATGGGGGAGCCTTCAGTTTTTTGATGCAGCAGACAAGACAGACCCTGTACACATTAAGTATATTGGCGTCTTTCCCATCAACACATCCGGAACTTCTAGCGCCAGCCTCACTGGAAATTATCTGGTGACGGGGTTCAACCGCAACTCACCCAGAGACGGTATTGCCATTCACGAAGTTTTAACAGGACCGGTAACGTACAGAGACGAAGCCGTATTAAACGATTCGTCCCGCCTGAAAACCATAAATGATATCGCGATGTCCGGCTCATATGCGTTTGTTCTATCGTATGACACAGATCGCCTCACCAGTATTGATATTTCAGATCCGCTCAACCCAACGATTGTCGGCACGCTGTATGGTGATGATGATTTTTCAAATGCGTATTCAGTATCCATTGCGGGCAATTACGCCTATGTCGTTGATACAGATACGGACGATCTGGTGATCATCGACATCTCGACGCCGAGCGCGCCATCGGTCGTATCGTCGATATCACCCGGTACCGATCCACAGGTTGTCTATTCTGATGGCAGTTACGCCTACATCCTGCGCCCATCATCTGACAGTATGCGTATTGTAGAGGTTACAAATCCGCTCGTACCGGTAAGCCGCGGATCATACACAAACAGCTCTATGAACTTCCCCGAAAGCGTGGCCGTTTCAGGAAATTATGCCTACATCGCCGACCGATCCACCAGCCTGTGGATCGTGAATGCGACAACAAAAACATCCCTGAGTCTGGGGGCGCAATATACGGATGCCACGTACCTGAACAACGTTTATAAAATTATCATATCCGGCACATTGGCCTACGTCATGACATCGGACAGAATTACGATCCTCGACATCACCACCCCGACAGCCCCCACCGTTGTGGGATCAGTTCAAGATGCGTCTAAAATAAACCCCAGCGGGATTAATGTTTACAACAACGGATTATTCCTGGATGCAAATGACATTCTGCACGTTACAAGCGATGCGGGTTTAACTCTGGTGGACGTTAGCATTCCCGCCAATCCGCGTATTTTAGGCAACTATGAACAGGGCGCGTTTATAGGGGGCTGGGGTACCGTGGCTGCGGGGAATTACAGCTTCGTTCCCTATGAAGACACGTTCTATGTTTTCAACGTCACATTGCCGATTACCGATGGAGCCTGCACAACCGAGGGCCAATTGGAGTACAAGGCCGCCAGCCACGTATGGCGCTTTTGTGATGGCACGACATGGTACACCATGGGCCCAATGCCCGGGACAGGCGGGGCCGGATGCAGCAGCCCGTCAGCAGCCCCCAGCGCTCTCAACTTCACGAGCGCGTCTGGATTATATCAATATTGCGATGGGACAAACTGGGTTGATGTCGACTAA
- a CDS encoding histidine phosphatase family protein, producing MRIILIRHGESQGNVDWKTYSAIGDPQVPLTDTGWAQARDAGAFLRDWFNDPARGNRAGRWPQIYVSPFLRTRETLSGVLHGLGDDPLAGTCNIREEARLAEQSFGFLAYADAQQGFLKRAFARAIVNVSQQVYKHSPYLSFPLFGESPMMVQNRVSDFIGTLYRDHDKRGTNDVMIVAHGGVIKAFMMRWFHLPLSGWSDLKTPGNCDVFVIEKRDPEKIAGTPGAGWSITRIYDGEVGVAVNDNPLARVQLFAESRLPQFPDRLKR from the coding sequence ATGCGTATCATTTTGATCAGACACGGCGAATCCCAGGGCAACGTGGATTGGAAGACATATTCCGCCATCGGTGACCCACAGGTGCCGCTCACCGATACAGGGTGGGCGCAGGCGCGTGATGCGGGTGCATTCCTGCGGGATTGGTTCAATGATCCTGCCCGTGGCAATCGGGCCGGGCGTTGGCCACAAATCTATGTCAGCCCGTTTCTGCGCACGCGCGAAACCCTGTCCGGTGTCTTGCACGGGCTGGGGGATGATCCTCTGGCCGGCACATGCAATATTCGCGAAGAGGCGCGGTTGGCCGAACAAAGTTTCGGGTTTCTGGCCTATGCGGATGCGCAGCAAGGGTTTTTAAAACGCGCCTTCGCCCGCGCGATCGTGAATGTGTCGCAACAGGTGTATAAACACAGCCCCTATCTATCCTTCCCGTTGTTCGGCGAATCCCCGATGATGGTGCAAAACCGCGTGTCCGATTTCATCGGCACGCTGTATCGCGACCACGATAAACGCGGCACCAATGATGTAATGATCGTGGCGCATGGCGGCGTAATCAAGGCATTTATGATGCGCTGGTTCCATTTGCCGTTATCGGGGTGGAGCGACCTGAAAACCCCGGGCAATTGCGATGTGTTCGTCATTGAAAAACGCGATCCCGAAAAAATTGCGGGCACGCCGGGCGCGGGGTGGTCGATCACCCGCATTTATGATGGTGAGGTGGGCGTGGCGGTAAACGATAATCCGCTGGCGCGGGTTCAATTGTTCGCAGAGTCGCGATTGCCCCAGTTTCCGGATCGGTTGAAGCGGTAG